Proteins encoded together in one Impatiens glandulifera chromosome 1, dImpGla2.1, whole genome shotgun sequence window:
- the LOC124938881 gene encoding AT-hook motif nuclear-localized protein 16-like, translating to MDGEKVTGDDSFNFSINAQLDSTPRMNIFGRKTRGRPRLFRLITSPKSSNSMPQAPISSAPPQLAPSNSSAMPLPPISSAHPQLAPDFSSHIRKKGEPDKNIVEDTNIRYLHFYKGEDICSKLYWYATNMQKNICVISATGSISEVTLQKGDNYLATIKYEGFYKVVTLAGLILPIKPNTTGSTIAAKQGGLMVSFEGEDGRSVNGLVSSSLIAYEKVEVLASVYAYRPGEYKTWEEMESSESIQLSSSDPIGSSPNFQSNLQWVTSTTNPVAERAEVTSNNRFVGQESSVLLKPKETPKDNQNRKVRIFSPRGLLKVSLVQGQEQVVGNDSTGDNVVILSEQRD from the exons atgGACGGAGAAAAAGTTACAGGTGACGATTCTTTCAATTTCTCCATAAACGCACAACTAGATTCAACCCCCCGAATGAATATATTTGGAAGGAAGACGAGAGGTAGGCCAAGGTTATTCCGATTAATTACTTCACCTAAATCTTCAAACTCCATGCCTCAAGCCCCGATCTCTTCCGCACCCCCACAACTAGCACCTTCAAACTCGTCGGCCATGCCTCTACCCCCAATCTCTTCCGCACACCCACAACTAGCACCAGATTTTTCTAGTCACATACGTAAGAaag gtGAGCCTGACAAAAATATTGTTGAAGACACTAATATAcgttatttacatttttataagGGGGAG GACATATGTTCGAAGCTATATTGGTATGCTACTAATATGCAGAAAAACATTTGTGTTATATCTGCAACGGGTTCAATATCAGAAGTTACACTTCAAAAAGGAGACAATTACTTGGCAACAATTAAATATGAG GGATTTTATAAAGTTGTAACATTAGCAGGGTTGATTTTGCCCATTAAGCCAAACACTACCGGCTCCACAATAGCGGCCAAACAAGGAGGGTTGATGGTTTCATTTGAAGGTGAAGATGGGCGTTCAGTAAATGGCTTAGTTTCAAGCTCACTAATAGCCTATGAGAAAGTTGAG GTTTTAGCGAGTGTATACGCGTATAGACCCGGTGAATACAAAACATGGGAAGAAATGGAATCAAGCGAGTCCATACAACTTTCTTCATCGGATCCAATTGGCTCAAGTCCCAATTTTCAATCAAACTTACAATGGGTCACTAGTACGACAAATCCTGTAGCCGAAAGAGCCGAAGTGACAAGCAACAATAGATTTGTGGGTCAAGAGAGTAGTGTCCTTCTTAAACCAAAGGAGACACCGAAAGACAATCAAAATCGAAAAGTTCGAATCTTTAGTCCACGAGGGTTGTTAAAAGTTTCTTTAGTTCAAGGGCAAGAACAGGTGGTTGGAAATGATAGTACTGGTGATAATGTTGTTATCCTGTCGGAGCAAAGAGATTGA